In Streptococcus gallolyticus subsp. gallolyticus DSM 16831, the sequence AACGACGGGTCGCTTTTTGAAACAGAATATCAAATTCGAGGCTCAAAAGGGGACGCTGAATGGGAAACTGGCGTTAGCAATTATTGGGGTAATATGCTGTTCCAACGTGCGTTAAAAACAAAAAGCTTCCGCGAAGCTTTAGATGCTGCTATTGAAGATTTGTACAATAACTATTTAACGCAAGACCGCATAACGTCGCTGTCAAATGAGCTTGCAAGTGTTGTTAAACCGTACATTTCAGAAACACCAGACAGCACTTATCTCGGAATTTCAATGGCGGATTATCAAACGGTTTTGGATGCTTTGCCGTCAGAAATCAAGGGTAATTATCAAAAATATTATGACAGTTTCAAAAAGCCAATGCCATTTTTCATTGGTGTGCCAAGTAAAACAAGCGATAACAAATTGAAGTTAACTTGGGATAATGCTTATGATTTTGATTCGGAAGATATTACTTATACGGTTGAAGTTTCTAAAAACTATGATTTTTCAAGTACTATATATAGGAAGGAAAATCTAAAATTAACTAGCACAGAAATGGATTTACCTGATGCAGGTCAATACTTTATCCGTGTCACAGCAACAAATGCTTCTGGAGAATCTCAAGTCGCCTTTGATTACTACGTAACGAGCGAAGATGGCAAAGTTTCTGGTGTGAAATCCTTCTTTGTCAATGCTGATAAGAGCATAAGTGAGGATACCTATGAAGAAGACTAAGGAAGCATTTCGTCATGAGCAAAAATACTTGATTTCGTTAAAGGATAAACACCTTATTCGTCAGCGGATAAGAAATATTATGGCTTTGGACAAACACGTCAAACAAGAAAGCTATACGATTAGAAGTCTTTATTTCGATGATTATTGGAACAGTGCTTATGAAGATAAGCAAGCGGGTGTCCTTATTCGGAAAAAATACCGCATCCGAATTTACAATTACACCGACCAAGTGATTAAATTGGAACGGAAACGTAAGCATGGGGCTTACATTTATAAAGAAGATGCGCCGTTGACAAAAGAAGAATTTTACAAAATTTTGGATGGTGATTATGGCTTTTTGCTGAAGAGCCCACACCAGCTTTGTCGTGAATTTTATGTCGAATGCATGGCTAATGTTTTACGTCCACGGACGATTGTCGATTATGAGCGTGAGCCATGGACCTTGGAAGCGGGAACTGTGCGAGTTACCTTTGATGAGAATATTCGGGCTGCTGTTGGAAGTTTTGATATTTTTGACGCTAATTTACCAACGCTTGAAGTGTTAGAACCAGAAAAATTGGTTTTAGAAGTCAAATATACGGAATTTTACCCAGATATTATCAAAGAAATTATTCCAGCAGATGCCACAGAATACACAGCGGTTTCTAAGTATGTTCTTTGCTATGACAAGACAAATTATAGCCGTAGTTTAAATGACTATTGGTACGATAATTAAGAAAAAGGGAAGAAAGAGGAAAGAAAATGAGTATTAATGATGTTTTGAAAAACTCCTTTGTGAGTTCTTATACAGGAGATGATTTAGGACAAATTCTGTTATCACTCGTCGTATCTATCATTATGGGAGCGGTGATTTATCTGATTTACCGTCAATTTTTTACAGGGGTCGTCTTTTCACGCAGTTTTGCGGTGACCTTGGTTGGAATGACTATTTTGACTTGTATGGTTACCTTAGCGATTAGTACCAACATCGTTATTTCGCTTGGTATGGTCGGTGCCTTGTCTATCGTGCGTTATCGTACGGCGATTAAAGACCCAATGGACCTTCTCTACATTTTCTGGGCAATTACGACAGGGATAACAGTCGGTGCAGGAATGTATTTACTAGCGATGGTAGCAGCAGTTGTCATGGTTGCACTGTTTTACATCTTTTACCGCAACCAACAAGCTGGAAAAGTTTATATCGCAGTTATTCATTATCACCATGATGAAACAGAAGAAAAAATCTTGCAATCTTTTGGTAAGATGAAATATTTCTTAAAAGCTAAGACAGTTCGCAAGGGATTGATTGAATTGTCTGTGGAAGTCTTCTGTAAAGATGAAAATTTGAGTTTTACAGATAAAATCCAAGCACTTGAGGATGTGGATGACGTTACACTTATCCAATACAATGGGGAATACCATGGTTAAAAATTTATAGTTAAAGGGAAAGAGGAGGAATAGAATGTCCGTTTTATTAACAGGAGGAGCAGGTTTTATCGGTAGTCATACAGCAGTTGAACTCATTTCAGCAGGTTATGATGTGGTTATTGTCGATGATTTTTCAAATAGTTCGCAAGAAGTTCTGAACCGTTTGAAAGTCATTACTGGTCAAAAAATTCCGTTCTATAAAGGTTCTATTTTAGATAAAAACTTTTTAAACAATGTTTTTTATGAAAATGATATTGAAGCGGTGATTCATTTTGCGGCGTTTAAGGCAGTCGGAGAATCGGTTGAACAGCCGTTAAGCTATTATCAAAATAATTTGACTGGGACATTGACGTTGCTTGAAGTGATGAAAAATCACCATGTCAATCATATTGTCTTTAGCTCTAGTGCAACGGTTTATGGCATGAATAATGTGTCACCGTTGACTGAGGATTTACCAACTTCAGCCACAAATCCTTACGGTTATACGAAAGTAATGATTGAACAAATTTTGACTGACGTGGCTTATGCTGACAAAGACTTGTCTGTGAGTAATTTACGTTATTTCAATCCTATCGGAGCACACGAAAGTGGCTTAATCGGTGAAGCACCAAATGGCATTCCAAATAATTTAGTGCCATACATTAGCCAAGTGGCTGTCGGTAAATTAAAAGAATTAAGCGTTTTTGGTAATGATTATGATACACCAGACGGAACTGGTGTGCGTGATTACATTCATGTTGTTGATTTGGCAAAAGGTCATGTTGCTGCGCTGAAGAAAAATCTTGCTAGCAAAGGAGTAGCGGTATATAATCTTGGAACAGGTCATGGTTACAGTGTCTTGGATTTGGTGAAGGCGTTCGAAGAAGTCAATCATGTATCCGTTCCGTACGTTATCAAAGGTCGCCGCGCTGGCGATATTGCTACTTGCTACGCAGACGCAAGCAAAGCCAAAGAAGAATTGGGCTGGACAGCACAAAAAACATTGCAAGACATGATGCGTGATTCATGGAGATGGCAAAGTCAAAATCCAAACGGTTATCAAGCTTAACAATACTATTTTGAGTAGGTGATAGAGACAGGGGCAAGCCTGTCTTTTCTTTTTTAGAGCTAGCATTTTTTAGAATATTTTACTTGAAATTTTTGTGTGAAAAGGTTTTTCTAATCAATCTTTAGGCTGAATTTTGTTATAATAAAACTAGTAGATAAAAGGGGGACAATTATGTCTGACAAAAGTATTAACTTAGTTATTGTAACTGGGATGAGTGGAGCTGGTAAAACGGTGGCAATTCAATCATTTGAAGATTTGGGTTATTTCACGATTGATAATATGCCACCAGCTTTGGTACCAAAATTTATTGAGCTAATTGAACAATCTAGCGACAATAATCGTGTGGCACTCGTAGTCGACATGCGTAGTCGCCTCTTTTTCAATGAAATCAATTCTGTTCTTGATAAAATCGATGCTAATCCAAAAGTTGATTTTAAAATTTTATTCTTGGATGCGACAGATGGTGAATTGGTTGCTCGTTATAAAGAAACACGTCGTAGTCATCCATTGGCAGCTGACGGACGTATTTTAGATGGTATCAAACTTGAGCGTGAATTGTTAGCACCGCTGAAAAATTTGAGCCAAAATGTGGTTGATACAACAGAACTCACACCACGTCAACTCCGTAAAACCATTTCAGAGCAATTTTCAAGTGAGGAAAATCAAGCATCCTTCCGTATCGAAGTGATGAGTTTTGGCTTTAAGTATGGCTTGCCGCTTGATGCTGATTTGGTATTTGATGTGCGTTTCTTGCCAAATCCCTACTACAAACCAGAACTCCGTGACCAAACAGGACTCGAACAAGAAGTCTATGATTACGTCATGAATCATGAAGAATCTGAAGATTTCTATCAACATTTGACAGGCTTGATTAAACCAATTTTGCCAGGATATCAAAAAGAAGGAAAATCTGTTTTGACGATTGCCATTGGTTGTACAGGTGGTCAACACCGTAGTGTCGCCTTTGCGCACCGTTTGGCAGAAGAATTGAAAGAAAATTGGGTTGTCAATGAAACCCACCGTGATAAAAATCGTCGTAAGGAGACTGTGAATCGTTCATGAGAAAACCTAAAATTACCGTTATCGGTGGAGGAACGGGAATTCCCGTTATTTTAAATAGCTTACGGCATGAAGAAGTTGACATCACAGCGATTGTTACGGTGGCTGATGATGGTGGTAGTTCTGGAACTTTGCGTTCCGTAACGCAGCTAACACCGCCAGGTGACCTTCGTAACGTCCTTGTGGCGATGAGTGATATGCCGAAATTCTACGAAAAAGTTTTTCAATATCGTTTCGCTGAAACGGATGGTGCTTTGGCAGGGCATCCACTTGGCAATTTGATTATTTCAGGCATTGCAGAAATGCAAGGTTCAACCTACAATGCCATGCAGTTGCTAACAAAATTTTTCCATGTCACAGGAAAGATTTACCCAGCCAGTGAAAATCCATTGACTTTGCATGCTGTTTTCAAAGACGGTCACGAAGTTATTGGCGAAAGTCATATTGCTGATTATAAAGGTATGATTGACCACGTTTATGTCACAAATACTTATAACAATGAAGAACCGACTGCTAGTCGAAAAGTTGTTGATGCGATTATGGATAGTGATATGATTGTTCTGGGACCTGGTTCGCTTTTTACCTCAATTCTGCCCAATCTTGTCATTCCAGAAATCAAGAAAGCCTTGCTTGAAACCCCAGCAGAAGTGGCTTACGTTTGTAACATCATGACCCAATATGGTGAGACTGAGCATTTTACTGATGCT encodes:
- a CDS encoding DUF4956 domain-containing protein encodes the protein MSINDVLKNSFVSSYTGDDLGQILLSLVVSIIMGAVIYLIYRQFFTGVVFSRSFAVTLVGMTILTCMVTLAISTNIVISLGMVGALSIVRYRTAIKDPMDLLYIFWAITTGITVGAGMYLLAMVAAVVMVALFYIFYRNQQAGKVYIAVIHYHHDETEEKILQSFGKMKYFLKAKTVRKGLIELSVEVFCKDENLSFTDKIQALEDVDDVTLIQYNGEYHG
- the galE gene encoding UDP-glucose 4-epimerase GalE, which gives rise to MSVLLTGGAGFIGSHTAVELISAGYDVVIVDDFSNSSQEVLNRLKVITGQKIPFYKGSILDKNFLNNVFYENDIEAVIHFAAFKAVGESVEQPLSYYQNNLTGTLTLLEVMKNHHVNHIVFSSSATVYGMNNVSPLTEDLPTSATNPYGYTKVMIEQILTDVAYADKDLSVSNLRYFNPIGAHESGLIGEAPNGIPNNLVPYISQVAVGKLKELSVFGNDYDTPDGTGVRDYIHVVDLAKGHVAALKKNLASKGVAVYNLGTGHGYSVLDLVKAFEEVNHVSVPYVIKGRRAGDIATCYADASKAKEELGWTAQKTLQDMMRDSWRWQSQNPNGYQA
- the rapZ gene encoding RNase adapter RapZ → MSDKSINLVIVTGMSGAGKTVAIQSFEDLGYFTIDNMPPALVPKFIELIEQSSDNNRVALVVDMRSRLFFNEINSVLDKIDANPKVDFKILFLDATDGELVARYKETRRSHPLAADGRILDGIKLERELLAPLKNLSQNVVDTTELTPRQLRKTISEQFSSEENQASFRIEVMSFGFKYGLPLDADLVFDVRFLPNPYYKPELRDQTGLEQEVYDYVMNHEESEDFYQHLTGLIKPILPGYQKEGKSVLTIAIGCTGGQHRSVAFAHRLAEELKENWVVNETHRDKNRRKETVNRS
- a CDS encoding YvcK family protein; amino-acid sequence: MRKPKITVIGGGTGIPVILNSLRHEEVDITAIVTVADDGGSSGTLRSVTQLTPPGDLRNVLVAMSDMPKFYEKVFQYRFAETDGALAGHPLGNLIISGIAEMQGSTYNAMQLLTKFFHVTGKIYPASENPLTLHAVFKDGHEVIGESHIADYKGMIDHVYVTNTYNNEEPTASRKVVDAIMDSDMIVLGPGSLFTSILPNLVIPEIKKALLETPAEVAYVCNIMTQYGETEHFTDADHVEVLNRHLGKDVIDTVLVNIQEVPQDYMNSNEFDEYLVQVEHDFAGLRKQVKRVISSDFLRLENGGAFHNGDFVVEELMNLVRMRKR
- a CDS encoding polyphosphate polymerase domain-containing protein, whose protein sequence is MKKTKEAFRHEQKYLISLKDKHLIRQRIRNIMALDKHVKQESYTIRSLYFDDYWNSAYEDKQAGVLIRKKYRIRIYNYTDQVIKLERKRKHGAYIYKEDAPLTKEEFYKILDGDYGFLLKSPHQLCREFYVECMANVLRPRTIVDYEREPWTLEAGTVRVTFDENIRAAVGSFDIFDANLPTLEVLEPEKLVLEVKYTEFYPDIIKEIIPADATEYTAVSKYVLCYDKTNYSRSLNDYWYDN